A genomic window from Synergistes jonesii includes:
- the hutI gene encoding imidazolonepropionase, with the protein MEDPRASADLIIKNAGQLLTCSRDAGDLIGLIPDGWVAVGKDKIVAIGGEKDVRPYMTERTTVLDAAGKVVMPGFVDCHTHVVFGGTRAEEYCARLETDDLEELRRRGVPMGIMVTLSATRGLPEDILFEQSAERVRRMVISGTTTLESKSGYSLNIEGEMRQLRINKALAEAFPIDISSTFLGAHGWAPEMTKESYMDMLIKDMIPEVGKSGLAEACDIWCDAGHYEAEECRKILEAGREHGMEPKIHAGAYSYIGGEDLAAEMKMYSADHLNYTPVSALEKLAKSGVAGVVLPGIDFAVNHPLFFDPRPMYEAGLELGMATNCCPGCWCTSMPFIIALACRQHRMSPARALRAATYGGARALRREKEVGSLEVAKQADILILGIPTYEDIAYRLGDNPVETVIKSGKISVRNNAIVA; encoded by the coding sequence AGAGCTTCGGCGGATCTGATAATAAAGAATGCGGGGCAGCTTTTGACCTGTTCCCGGGACGCCGGCGATTTGATCGGCCTTATACCCGACGGGTGGGTAGCTGTCGGGAAGGATAAAATCGTCGCTATAGGCGGAGAAAAGGACGTCCGTCCATATATGACCGAAAGGACGACCGTATTGGACGCGGCGGGCAAAGTCGTCATGCCCGGCTTCGTCGACTGTCACACTCACGTAGTCTTCGGAGGCACGCGCGCGGAAGAATACTGCGCCAGGCTGGAGACGGACGACCTTGAAGAGCTGAGGCGCCGCGGGGTGCCTATGGGCATCATGGTGACCCTGTCCGCGACGCGCGGGCTCCCGGAGGACATACTCTTTGAACAGTCCGCGGAGCGCGTGCGCCGTATGGTTATAAGCGGGACGACCACGCTTGAAAGTAAAAGCGGATACAGCCTCAACATTGAGGGCGAGATGCGCCAGCTGAGAATCAACAAAGCCCTTGCGGAGGCGTTCCCTATCGACATCTCCTCGACATTCCTGGGAGCGCACGGATGGGCGCCCGAGATGACTAAAGAATCATACATGGACATGCTGATCAAAGATATGATCCCCGAAGTGGGGAAAAGCGGCCTCGCCGAAGCCTGCGACATCTGGTGCGACGCCGGACATTATGAGGCGGAAGAATGTCGGAAAATACTTGAAGCCGGGCGCGAACACGGTATGGAGCCTAAGATACACGCCGGCGCCTATTCTTATATAGGGGGCGAGGATCTCGCCGCCGAGATGAAGATGTACTCCGCCGACCACCTCAACTACACGCCCGTTTCAGCGCTGGAGAAACTTGCAAAATCCGGAGTCGCGGGAGTCGTGCTCCCCGGGATAGACTTCGCCGTGAACCATCCGCTGTTTTTCGATCCGCGCCCTATGTATGAGGCGGGCCTCGAGCTCGGCATGGCGACGAACTGCTGCCCGGGGTGCTGGTGTACCTCGATGCCGTTCATAATCGCGCTCGCCTGCCGGCAGCACCGCATGTCGCCGGCGAGGGCCCTGCGGGCGGCCACATACGGCGGAGCCCGCGCGCTAAGGCGCGAGAAAGAAGTCGGTTCTCTGGAGGTCGCCAAACAGGCGGATATACTCATCCTCGGGATACCGACCTACGAAGACATCGCCTACCGCCTCGGAGACAATCCGGTGGAGACGGTCATAAAAAGCGGGAAAATAAGCGTACGGAACAACGCGATAGTCGCATAA